The region CGCTGGAGCGCCCGCTGGTGCCAGTGCTGGCGCAAATGGAACGCGCAGGCATTCAGGTTGATCGCGATACGCTCAGCCGCATGTCCAATGCCTTTGCACAGAAAATGGCCGGGCTTGAAGCCGAGATTCATGAATTGGCGGGCGAGACATTCAATGTCGGCTCCCCGGCGCAGCTTGGTGAAATCCTTTTTGACAAGATGGGGTTGCAAGGCGGCAAGAAGGGCAAGACCGGCAAATATTCCACCGGCGCCGATGTGCTGGAGGACTTGGCCACCGAACATGACCTCGCCCGCCGGGTGCTGGACTGGCGGCAGTTGTCAAAGCTGAAGTCGACCTATACCGACGCGTTGCAGGACCATGTGAACGCCGACACGGGCCGGGTGCACACCTGCTATTCCATCGCGGGCGCGGCGACGGGGCGTTTGGCCTCGACCGATCCGAACCTGCAAAACATCCCGATCCGCTCCGAGGAAGGCCGCCGCATCCGCGAAGCCTTTGTCGCACCCGAGGGCAAAGTGCTGGTGGCGCTGGACTACAGCCAGATTGAACTGCGCATTCTGGCCCATATCGCCCAGATCGACGCGCTCAAGGAAGCGTTTCAACGCGGCGATGACATCCATGCCATGACGGCGTCCGAGATGTTCGATGTGCCGATGGATCAGATGACCCCTGACATCCGCCGCAACGCCAAGGCGATCAACTTTGGTGTGATCTATGGCATTTCCGGCTTTGGCCTTGCGCGCAACCTGCGTATTCCGCGGGCCGAGGCGCAGGGTTTCATCGACCGCTATTTCGAGCGTTTCCCCGGCATCCGTACCTATATGGATGACACCAAGGCTTTCGCCAAAGAGCATGGCTATGTCCAAACGCTCTTTGGCCGCAAGATCAACACGCCCAACATCGGCGCCAAGGGGCCGCAGGCCGGGTTCGCCGCTCGCGCAGCGATCAACGCGCCGATCCAAGGCACCGCCGCCGATGTGATCCGCCGCGCGATGATACGCATGCCCGAGGCGATTGCTGATTTGCCCGCGACGATGCTGTTACAAGTGCATGATGAATTGCTGTTCGAGGTGGAGAAGGGTGCCGAAGACGCGCTGATCGCGGCGGCGCGTGAGGTGATGGAGAACGCCAATTACCCGGTGGTCAAGCTTGATGTGGAGCTGACCGTGGACGCTGGCGTGGGTGCGAATTGGGCGGAGGCGCATTGATGGAGCATATAGACCTCCCCGAAGACCTCGCCCAAGCGCTGGAAGAGACCGGCGCACGGGCGGGCTGGGACGGATACAGCGATGAGTTGCGCGCCGATGCGCTGGCATGGATCGACGCGGCGCGGACCACAACAGCGCGGTCTAAGCGGGTGGATGATGTGGCGCGCTTTGCGGGCAAGGGGCTGCCGCCGACACCGTTTCAGTGAGAGAGAGGGCCATCGCCTGCCCGCGGGTCGGCGATCCCAACGCTTGTTCATGCCACTTTATAGTTCAGCCATGATGTGACTTAGCTAAGTTGCGCCAAGCCTCACCAAATCGCCTACCCGGTCGCACTTGAGGTGCGCCCATCATATAGCGGCACGCCTTTGGCGTGACGGGCGGGCAGGCGATGGCCCGGCGCCTGCGGCTTGATTCCGGGCCGGATGGCGTAGATCGTCGTCTGCGCATAGAATCTCGAACCTTTTGGCGCTATTCACACACCATGACCCCAATCCTCTACTCCTTCCGCCGCTGTCCCTACGCCATGCGAGCCCGTCTCGCCCTCGCTGCCGGGCAGACGCCCGTCCACCTGCGCGAAGTCGTTCTGCGGGACAAACCGCAGGCCTTCCTCGAAGCCTCCCCCAGTGCTACTGTCCCCTGCCTCGTTACCGAATCTGGCCCTATCGACGAGAGCCTCGACATCATGAAATGGGCGCTGGCCCAGAACGATCCCGAAGGCTGGCTCGACATGCCGCCCGAAGGCCACGACTGGATTGCCCGCGCCGATGGTCCATTCAAAAACGCACTGGACCGCACTAAATACGCGATCCGATACCCGGAGGAAGACCCCAGAGATCAGTGCCGCAAGGCCGCGGCCTTCCTCCATGACCTCGACACGCAACTGGGCGAGTGGATCTTCGACCGCCCCACGCTGGCGGATTACGCTATCCTGCCCTTCGTACGGCAGTTCGCCTTTATCGACCGCGCTTGGTTCGGCGCACAGGATTGGCCCGCAGTGCGCGGCTGGCTCGACCGGTTTCTGGAATCGTCCCGCTTCGAAAGCGTGATGGACAAATACCCCCAGTGGCAGCCCGGCGACGCGCTGGTGTCATTCCCCTAGGGCGGTCACCCACCCCAAGGTTTGCTCCGTCGGGCCGCCCGGAATATACTCCCCGCTGACAAAACCGTCATAGCCCGCTCGCAGCGCGGCAAAAAGCCCGTCGACATCAACTTCGCCACTGCCCGGCGCGCCGCGCTCTGGCGTGTCGCCTAGCTGCACATGGCGGATCAGGGGGCGATATTCCTCGTAAACCGCCACGGCATCGCCATGGATCATCTGGGCGTGAAAACTGTCGAATTGCAGCGCCACATTGGGCGCATCTACCGCCGCTAGCAGATCCGCCGCCTGTGCGTAATCGTTCAAGAAATACCCCGGCTTGGCCTGCGGGCAAAGCGGCTCAATCATCAAAGTCACACCCGGCGGTGCCTCTGCGGCGGCATAGCGGAGGTTCGTCACAAACGCCTCACGCGCCGCAGGCCCTTCGGCCTCTCCGGCCATGACATGCACCATCTTGGGCCGCAGCGCCTCAACATAGCGCCAGACACGGCGCATATCATGGGC is a window of Sulfitobacter sp. W027 DNA encoding:
- a CDS encoding glutathione S-transferase: MTPILYSFRRCPYAMRARLALAAGQTPVHLREVVLRDKPQAFLEASPSATVPCLVTESGPIDESLDIMKWALAQNDPEGWLDMPPEGHDWIARADGPFKNALDRTKYAIRYPEEDPRDQCRKAAAFLHDLDTQLGEWIFDRPTLADYAILPFVRQFAFIDRAWFGAQDWPAVRGWLDRFLESSRFESVMDKYPQWQPGDALVSFP
- a CDS encoding YdeI/OmpD-associated family protein, giving the protein MEHIDLPEDLAQALEETGARAGWDGYSDELRADALAWIDAARTTTARSKRVDDVARFAGKGLPPTPFQ
- a CDS encoding hydroxypyruvate isomerase family protein is translated as MPITPAANLSLLWSELPYLDRFDAAAKAGFGAVEVLFPYDMPAKETQRALLRNGLTLALINAPPPNYTGGQPGYAAIPGGEARFAHDMRRVWRYVEALRPKMVHVMAGEAEGPAAREAFVTNLRYAAAEAPPGVTLMIEPLCPQAKPGYFLNDYAQAADLLAAVDAPNVALQFDSFHAQMIHGDAVAVYEEYRPLIRHVQLGDTPERGAPGSGEVDVDGLFAALRAGYDGFVSGEYIPGGPTEQTLGWVTALGE